The proteins below come from a single Bombyx mori chromosome 7, ASM3026992v2 genomic window:
- the LOC101736419 gene encoding uncharacterized protein LOC101736419: MVLIIKSVVRSYRSTIHIIRSYCDNKSIYQKNEEGPQPRIIHGQVYPDWRKPWIERQGEWRSKLSVFVEKNPSPDVLYAMSQIPNLNFKIVREWWAHMKNIQEVENQKYLHERVAALGFNLAALHFFTYRHAAVRLKDSSDWLKGDILSLKLPDHYTEGYYVEAIDCSNFHHGGIRYEGLENLKGLNLLKWLSLRNNKHVDVWCLDRVAGLSGQSLEYLDIRGCKICIGCINALARMEVLKYLLVSDPGDDMALQAGLSVLEENNPNLFIKAD, from the exons ATGGTTTTAATCATAAAGTCAGTAGTACGCTCGTATCGGTCTACTATCCATATCATTAGATCGTACTGCGACAATAaatcaatttatcaaaaaaatgaAGAGGGTCCACAACCCCGAATAATTCACGGCCAAGTCTATCCTGATTGGAGGAAACCATGGATTGAGAGGCAAGGAGAATGGAGAAGCAAATTATCAGTTTTTGTAGAAAAAAATCCTAGTCCAGACGTTTTATACGCTATGTCACAAAtaccaaatttaaattttaaaatagtcaGAGAATGGTGGGCTCACATGAAAAACATTCAAGAAGTGGAAAATCAGAAGTATCTCCATGAAAGAGTTGCTGCTTTGGGTTTCAATTTGGCTGCATTACATTTCTTCACATACAGACATGCTGCTGTCAG ATTAAAAGATTCAAGCGACTGGTTGAAAGGTGATATACTATCTCTGAAACTACCAGATCATTATACTGAGGGTTATTATGTTGAAGCTATTGACTGCTCAAATTTCCATCACGGTGGCATTCGCTATGAAGGCCTAGAAAATCTAAAAGGTCTCAATTTATTGAAATGGTTATCTTTAAGAAATAACAAACACGTTGATGTTTGGTGCTTAGATAGAGTAGCGGGATTGTCAGGCCAATCCTTAGAATATCTTGACATTAGAGGTTGTAAAATTTGCATTGGATGTATTAATGCATTAGCGAGAATGGAGGTTTTGAAATACTTACTTGTCTCTGATCCTGGTGATGACATGGCTCTTCAAGCAGGACTGTCAGTGTTAGAAGAAAACAATCCAAATTTGTTCATAAAAGCTGACTGA